A single region of the Roseivivax sp. THAF197b genome encodes:
- a CDS encoding NAD(P)H-dependent oxidoreductase subunit E, with protein MALDNGKGVWKSGRGKGRALPKGRPLLDDAAAEIATLLGTAPRRRDLLIEHLHLIQDQYGHISAAHVRALADEMRLSQVEVYEVASFYAHFDVVREDEVPPPALTIRVCDSLSCELAGADALRTALEDGLDPAEVRVLRAPCMGRCDTAPVLELGHNHIDNATPEKVRAAIAAGETHAHIPDYENLAAYRDAGGYATLAQLRESGNWEAVQDKVLSSGLRGLGGAGFPSGKKWGFVRGNPGPRYLAVNGDEGEPGTFKDRYYLERVPHLFLEGMLIAAWAVEAERVYLYMRDEYPAVLEILRREIAALEDAGIVEPGYIDLRRGAGAYICGEESAMIESIEGKRGLPRHRPPYVAQVGIFGRPTLVHNVETLYWVAKVCREGPEVLSAHEKNGRAGLRSYSVSGRVAKPGVYLLPAGSTITDIIDAAGGMAEGHVFKAYQPGGPSSGLLPASMNDIPLDFDTLQPHGSFIGSAAVVVLSDQDSARDAALNMLRFFEDESCGQCTPCRVGCEKAVKLMQAERWDQGLLEELSQAMVDASICGLGQAAPNPIRLVMQHFPEEVS; from the coding sequence ATGGCGCTCGACAACGGCAAAGGGGTCTGGAAATCGGGACGGGGCAAGGGTCGTGCCCTGCCGAAGGGCCGCCCGCTTCTGGATGATGCCGCAGCCGAAATCGCGACCCTTCTGGGCACCGCACCCCGCCGACGGGATCTCTTGATCGAGCATCTGCACCTGATCCAGGACCAGTACGGGCATATCTCCGCCGCGCATGTCCGTGCGCTGGCCGACGAGATGCGGCTGAGCCAGGTCGAGGTCTACGAGGTCGCGAGCTTCTATGCCCATTTCGACGTGGTTCGCGAAGACGAAGTGCCGCCGCCCGCGCTGACCATCCGGGTCTGCGATTCGCTCTCCTGCGAGCTTGCGGGGGCCGACGCTCTGCGCACGGCCCTCGAAGACGGGCTCGATCCTGCCGAGGTCCGCGTCCTGCGCGCGCCCTGCATGGGGCGCTGCGACACGGCCCCCGTTCTGGAATTGGGCCATAACCACATCGACAACGCCACGCCCGAGAAGGTCCGCGCGGCCATCGCGGCCGGCGAGACCCACGCGCATATCCCCGACTACGAAAACCTCGCCGCCTATCGCGACGCGGGCGGCTACGCCACGCTCGCCCAATTGCGCGAGAGCGGCAATTGGGAAGCGGTGCAGGACAAGGTCCTGTCCTCGGGTCTGCGCGGTCTGGGCGGGGCAGGCTTCCCCTCGGGCAAGAAATGGGGTTTCGTGCGCGGCAATCCCGGGCCCCGCTACCTGGCCGTGAATGGCGATGAGGGCGAGCCCGGCACCTTCAAGGACCGCTATTATCTCGAACGCGTGCCGCATCTCTTCCTCGAGGGTATGCTGATCGCCGCCTGGGCCGTGGAGGCCGAGCGCGTCTATCTCTACATGCGCGACGAATACCCCGCCGTGCTCGAGATTCTGCGCCGCGAGATCGCGGCACTCGAGGATGCCGGGATCGTCGAACCGGGATATATCGATCTGCGGCGGGGTGCCGGCGCCTATATCTGCGGCGAGGAAAGCGCGATGATCGAATCGATTGAGGGCAAGCGCGGCCTGCCCCGCCACCGCCCGCCCTATGTCGCGCAGGTGGGCATCTTTGGGCGACCCACCTTGGTGCATAACGTCGAGACGCTCTACTGGGTCGCTAAGGTCTGCCGCGAAGGGCCGGAGGTGCTGTCGGCGCATGAAAAGAACGGCCGCGCGGGCCTGCGCTCCTATTCGGTCTCGGGCCGGGTGGCGAAACCGGGCGTCTACCTTCTGCCTGCGGGCTCGACGATCACCGATATCATCGACGCAGCGGGGGGCATGGCCGAGGGGCATGTCTTCAAGGCCTATCAGCCGGGCGGTCCGTCCTCGGGGCTGCTGCCTGCATCGATGAACGACATCCCGCTCGACTTCGACACGCTGCAACCGCATGGCTCCTTCATCGGCTCCGCGGCGGTGGTGGTGCTGTCGGATCAGGACAGCGCCCGCGACGCGGCCCTCAACATGCTGCGGTTTTTCGAGGATGAAAGCTGCGGGCAATGCACGCCGTGTCGCGTGGGTTGCGAGAAGGCTGTGAAGCTAATGCAGGCCGAACGCTGGGATCAGGGCCTTCTGGAAGAGCTGAGCCAGGCCATGGTCGATGCCTCGATCTGCGGGCTGGGACAGGCGGCGCCCAACCCCATTCGGCTGGTGATGCAGCACTTCCCGGAGGAGGTGTCTTAA
- a CDS encoding alkane 1-monooxygenase has protein sequence MARFAFITLTGAALLALGLAFGDFWAGAGLLYITVFTFFMDKIAALAAPDAPEGSEFPAGHGLSTLLGLLHFPLLFGGTAMIAGGAHDLAPRVLLFFGLALFLGQVSNSNAHELIHRAARWPRRLGVAVYVSLLFGHHASAHRYVHHVHAATDRDPNSARLGEGFWHFAARAWAGSFREGLRAERGLRAKTRRGWHPYVIYGAGALSCLAAVALLLGPAGLLVFVGLCVYAQLQLLLSDYVQHYGLRRGMSAAGKPAPIGPVHSWNAPQGFSSGLMLNAPRHSDHHANPARSYPGLRLDRADMPILPHSLPVMAVIALIPPLWRRVMDNRARRWAEPERMAA, from the coding sequence ATGGCGCGCTTTGCATTCATCACCCTGACGGGCGCGGCCCTGCTGGCGCTGGGCCTGGCCTTTGGCGACTTCTGGGCCGGGGCGGGGCTGTTGTACATCACGGTCTTCACGTTCTTCATGGACAAGATCGCGGCGCTGGCCGCACCGGACGCGCCGGAGGGGTCGGAATTCCCCGCGGGCCATGGCTTGTCGACGCTTCTGGGGCTCTTGCACTTCCCGCTTCTCTTCGGAGGCACCGCGATGATCGCGGGCGGGGCGCACGATCTGGCGCCGCGTGTGCTTTTGTTCTTCGGGCTCGCGCTGTTTCTGGGGCAGGTGTCGAATTCCAACGCGCATGAGCTGATCCATCGCGCGGCGCGCTGGCCGCGCCGCCTGGGGGTCGCGGTCTATGTGAGCCTGCTTTTCGGGCACCACGCCTCGGCTCATCGCTACGTGCATCACGTCCATGCCGCGACCGACCGCGATCCCAATTCCGCCCGGCTGGGCGAGGGGTTCTGGCATTTTGCGGCGCGGGCCTGGGCGGGATCGTTCCGCGAAGGATTGCGGGCGGAACGGGGCTTGCGCGCGAAGACACGCCGCGGGTGGCATCCTTACGTGATCTACGGGGCGGGGGCGCTTTCATGCCTGGCGGCGGTGGCGCTCCTCCTCGGCCCTGCGGGCCTCCTCGTCTTTGTGGGGCTGTGCGTCTATGCGCAGTTGCAGCTTCTCCTGTCGGATTACGTGCAGCATTACGGGTTGCGGCGGGGCATGAGCGCGGCGGGCAAGCCCGCCCCCATCGGACCGGTCCATAGCTGGAACGCGCCGCAGGGCTTTTCCTCGGGGCTGATGCTGAACGCGCCGCGCCATTCGGACCATCACGCGAACCCCGCCCGATCCTATCCGGGCCTGCGGCTCGACCGCGCCGACATGCCGATCCTGCCCCATTCCTTGCCCGTCATGGCGGTGATCGCGCTGATCCCGCCGCTCTGGCGCCGCGTGATGGACAATCGTGCGCGGCGATGGGCCGAGCCGGAGCGCATGGCCGCATGA
- a CDS encoding lytic transglycosylase domain-containing protein: protein MRSLILALALTFAALHTPPLQADPLRPPGTLCSAGKWTAVQCIRPAHFVHDTCQAIEVFARQHGLDPHFFARLIWQESRFDPNALSPAKARGIAQFIDSTAARRGLSDSLNPALALEHSAQYLGELTRRFGNFGLAAVAYNGGERRAEGLIARTGGLARETVQYVQIITGLTAETWRDTAPEAHDFTLQEGLAFRPACHDLARNRRLTAYPPPEPVVAPWGVQVAFGRSPDAARSAYQRRTRSCQGATRGASLDLVFVKNRVSGRKGYYMARLGAEDARAAGRLCDRLRAAGCVCAVYRNP from the coding sequence ATGCGATCCCTGATCCTTGCCCTGGCTCTCACCTTCGCCGCCCTGCACACCCCGCCGCTGCAGGCCGATCCCCTGCGCCCGCCCGGCACGCTTTGCAGCGCAGGCAAATGGACGGCGGTGCAATGCATCCGGCCTGCGCATTTCGTGCACGATACCTGCCAGGCGATCGAGGTCTTCGCCCGCCAGCACGGGCTCGATCCGCATTTCTTCGCCCGGCTCATCTGGCAGGAAAGCCGGTTCGATCCCAACGCGCTGTCGCCCGCCAAGGCGCGCGGGATTGCCCAGTTCATCGACAGCACCGCGGCGCGGCGGGGCCTCTCCGACAGCCTGAACCCCGCACTCGCGCTGGAGCATTCGGCGCAGTATCTGGGCGAGCTGACCCGCCGCTTCGGCAATTTCGGCCTCGCCGCCGTGGCTTATAATGGCGGAGAACGCCGCGCCGAGGGGCTGATCGCCCGAACCGGCGGGCTTGCCCGCGAGACGGTGCAATACGTGCAGATCATCACCGGGCTGACCGCCGAGACATGGCGCGACACGGCCCCCGAGGCCCATGATTTCACCCTGCAGGAGGGGCTGGCCTTCCGCCCGGCCTGTCACGATCTGGCCCGCAACCGCAGGCTGACCGCCTATCCTCCGCCCGAACCCGTCGTGGCACCCTGGGGCGTGCAGGTGGCCTTCGGGCGCAGCCCCGATGCCGCGCGATCCGCCTATCAGCGCCGCACGCGAAGCTGCCAGGGGGCGACACGGGGCGCGAGCCTCGATCTTGTCTTCGTGAAGAACCGCGTCTCGGGGCGGAAAGGCTATTACATGGCGCGCCTTGGCGCGGAGGATGCGCGCGCGGCAGGCAGGCTGTGTGACCGGTTGCGGGCTGCAGGCTGCGTCTGCGCCGTCTACCGCAATCCCTGA
- the ftsY gene encoding signal recognition particle-docking protein FtsY, with product MSFFGKLKSKLFKSSSKLEEGLDAIVDDGGAAEESAEAEVRKPEVSEDVARTETPVEDAPTAREEAEEDLSAGPDHAEADSDAPVGDEVDTPVRSEETRAPEDDTPAQHETAPEDNSRASEAAPEPAPERAPDPEPEVPPARMQDQAPEQHHDPEPAPTSVQPLDMPAPAEEKAASAQGGVLSRLFGRKTGVAEVKRVLDDDMVESLEELLISADMGVETALRVTANMAEGRMGRRLSAREIKELLAAEIARIMEPVAKPLPLYPTKPQVVLVVGVNGSGKTTTIGKLASQFRAAGKKVVIAAGDTFRAAAVEQLQIWGDRAGVPVLTAPEGSDPASLAFDAMTKAQADGADLLMIDTAGRLQNRADLMEELAKIVRVIRKKDPDAPHNTLLVLDATTGQNALNQVETFQKLADVSGLVMTKLDGTAKGGVLVALADRFGLPIHAIGVGEQIDDLAPFDPEEFAAALTGLAR from the coding sequence ATGTCCTTTTTCGGCAAGCTGAAATCGAAGCTGTTCAAGTCCTCCTCGAAGCTGGAAGAGGGTCTGGATGCGATCGTCGATGACGGTGGCGCGGCGGAGGAGAGCGCTGAGGCGGAGGTCCGGAAGCCCGAGGTCTCGGAAGACGTTGCGCGGACAGAGACTCCGGTCGAGGACGCGCCAACCGCGCGCGAGGAGGCGGAGGAAGACCTTTCCGCGGGACCGGACCACGCCGAGGCGGACAGCGACGCGCCAGTCGGCGACGAGGTCGATACGCCCGTCCGGTCAGAGGAAACGCGCGCGCCCGAGGACGATACGCCTGCGCAACACGAGACCGCGCCGGAAGACAACAGCCGCGCATCCGAGGCCGCGCCCGAGCCTGCACCTGAACGCGCACCGGACCCCGAACCGGAAGTTCCGCCCGCGCGGATGCAGGATCAGGCCCCCGAGCAACACCACGATCCCGAGCCTGCGCCCACATCGGTCCAGCCGCTCGACATGCCCGCCCCTGCCGAGGAGAAAGCCGCATCGGCGCAGGGGGGCGTTCTGTCGCGGCTCTTCGGACGCAAGACCGGCGTGGCCGAGGTCAAGCGCGTGCTCGACGACGATATGGTCGAAAGCCTCGAAGAGCTGCTGATCAGCGCTGATATGGGCGTCGAGACGGCGCTGCGCGTCACCGCCAACATGGCCGAGGGCCGGATGGGGCGCCGCCTTTCCGCGCGCGAGATCAAGGAGCTTCTGGCCGCCGAAATCGCCCGCATCATGGAGCCGGTGGCCAAGCCCCTGCCGCTTTACCCCACCAAGCCGCAGGTCGTGCTGGTCGTGGGCGTGAACGGGTCGGGCAAGACCACGACCATCGGCAAGCTTGCAAGCCAGTTTCGGGCCGCCGGCAAGAAGGTGGTGATCGCCGCCGGGGACACGTTCCGCGCCGCCGCCGTGGAACAGCTGCAGATCTGGGGCGACCGCGCGGGCGTGCCGGTCCTGACCGCGCCTGAAGGCTCGGATCCCGCGAGCCTCGCCTTCGATGCCATGACCAAGGCGCAGGCCGATGGCGCGGATCTTCTGATGATCGACACGGCGGGGCGGCTTCAGAACCGCGCCGATCTGATGGAGGAGCTTGCGAAGATCGTGCGCGTCATCCGCAAGAAGGACCCCGACGCGCCGCATAACACGCTGCTGGTGCTGGATGCGACGACGGGTCAGAACGCGCTCAACCAGGTCGAGACGTTCCAGAAGTTGGCGGATGTGTCGGGCCTCGTGATGACCAAGCTCGATGGGACGGCCAAGGGTGGCGTGCTCGTGGCGCTTGCCGACCGCTTCGGCCTGCCCATTCACGCGATCGGTGTGGGCGAACAGATCGACGACCTCGCCCCGTTCGATCCCGAAGAATTCGCCGCCGCATTGACCGGGCTGGCGCGGTAA
- a CDS encoding glycosyltransferase family 4 protein — protein MSRVSAAAFAVPGNLSLPTGGYHYDRCLLDGLRAEGRDVSHIALPASFPFPGPADMGQAVAQLSDIPESRVLLIDGLAFGALDTRALDRIAAPIVALVHHPLAHESGMAESEARRLHALERDNLQRAAHVLVPSGYIKQVLVDEYAVEAERMTVIRPGRPEVRVAQAEAAPEGPPLILSVGLLHPRKGHDVLISALGRIADLDWRAVIVGSPWEEAYDTKLTALISELGSQDRVRLAGRVDQAELDTLYADAHLFALATRFEGYGIVFDEALMRGLPIVSTKAGAVPGTVPDDAGLLVAPDDPAAFAEALRTLLQDRDRHAACSAAARRAGATLPSWTDAAETVGAILDRVAGAQVS, from the coding sequence ATGTCCCGCGTCAGCGCCGCCGCCTTCGCGGTTCCCGGCAACCTGTCCCTGCCCACGGGCGGCTACCATTACGACCGCTGCCTCCTCGATGGATTGCGCGCGGAGGGCCGGGATGTCAGCCACATCGCCTTGCCCGCGAGCTTTCCGTTCCCCGGGCCTGCGGACATGGGCCAAGCGGTGGCGCAATTGTCCGACATCCCCGAAAGCCGCGTCCTGCTGATCGACGGGCTGGCCTTCGGCGCGCTCGACACCCGGGCGCTGGACCGGATCGCAGCCCCCATCGTGGCGCTTGTGCACCATCCGCTCGCCCATGAAAGCGGGATGGCAGAGTCAGAGGCGCGCCGCCTGCATGCGTTGGAGCGCGATAACCTCCAACGCGCGGCGCATGTTCTCGTGCCGAGCGGCTATATCAAGCAGGTCCTCGTCGATGAATACGCGGTCGAGGCCGAGCGCATGACCGTGATCCGTCCCGGGCGGCCGGAGGTTCGGGTCGCGCAGGCCGAGGCCGCGCCAGAGGGACCGCCCCTCATCCTGTCCGTGGGCCTGCTGCATCCGCGCAAGGGGCATGACGTGCTGATCTCGGCGCTGGGCCGGATCGCGGATCTGGACTGGCGCGCGGTGATCGTCGGAAGCCCCTGGGAAGAGGCGTATGACACGAAGCTGACCGCCCTGATCTCCGAGCTGGGATCGCAGGATCGGGTGCGGCTCGCTGGGCGGGTCGATCAGGCGGAACTCGATACGCTTTACGCAGACGCGCATCTTTTTGCGCTGGCGACCCGCTTCGAGGGCTACGGCATCGTCTTCGATGAGGCACTGATGCGCGGTCTGCCCATCGTCTCGACCAAGGCCGGTGCGGTGCCCGGCACGGTGCCCGATGATGCGGGCCTTCTGGTGGCTCCCGACGATCCGGCGGCCTTTGCCGAAGCGCTTCGCACGCTTTTGCAGGATCGCGACCGGCACGCGGCCTGTTCCGCTGCGGCGCGGAGGGCGGGCGCGACCCTGCCCAGCTGGACCGATGCCGCAGAGACAGTCGGTGCGATCCTCGACCGCGTGGCCGGGGCGCAGGTTTCATGA
- a CDS encoding inositol monophosphatase family protein, producing MSARDLETAITIAEEAGAILLEHWRARDRLDVTHKRAGDFVSQADVAAERHIKSRLAALFPDDAWLGEETGGSDDAAPRRWIVDPLDGTTNFLRGIPHWAVSIALEVEGVLTVGVVHSPAQQETFAARIGGTATLNGAPMAPAHTATLEPALFGTGIPFGTMPHIDDHAADIARLMPHCAGVRRMGAAALDLAYVAAGRLDGFWERRLQPWDIAAGLVLVRQSGARVEGWTRAEPPEQSGTVITAPPALFDAFVGIIRGG from the coding sequence ATGAGTGCGCGCGACCTTGAGACCGCGATCACCATCGCCGAGGAGGCAGGCGCGATCCTGCTTGAGCATTGGCGCGCGCGTGATCGTCTTGACGTGACGCATAAACGCGCGGGCGATTTCGTCTCGCAGGCCGATGTCGCGGCGGAGCGGCACATAAAATCCCGGCTGGCCGCGCTTTTCCCGGACGACGCCTGGCTGGGCGAGGAGACGGGTGGTTCCGACGACGCGGCGCCCCGCCGCTGGATCGTCGATCCGCTGGATGGCACGACCAACTTCCTGCGCGGTATCCCGCATTGGGCGGTCTCCATCGCTCTTGAGGTCGAGGGCGTGCTGACCGTCGGTGTGGTCCACAGCCCGGCCCAGCAGGAGACCTTCGCGGCCCGGATCGGAGGCACTGCCACGCTGAATGGTGCGCCCATGGCGCCTGCGCATACCGCGACGCTGGAGCCTGCGCTGTTTGGGACCGGCATTCCCTTCGGCACCATGCCGCATATCGACGATCATGCCGCCGATATCGCCCGGCTCATGCCGCATTGCGCGGGCGTGCGGCGCATGGGGGCGGCGGCGCTCGATCTGGCCTATGTGGCGGCTGGGCGGCTCGACGGGTTCTGGGAACGGCGCCTGCAGCCCTGGGATATCGCCGCCGGTCTGGTGCTGGTCCGGCAATCGGGCGCGCGGGTCGAAGGCTGGACGCGGGCAGAGCCGCCCGAGCAATCGGGTACGGTCATTACCGCGCCCCCGGCCTTATTCGACGCCTTTGTAGGGATCATTCGGGGCGGGTGA
- a CDS encoding FkbM family methyltransferase: MDRWLGFLRSLVIYHNPVSMRAWTRFYRTLLAPGDLVFDVGAHVGTRSRTMRNAGARVVALEPQAPFAGFLRRTLPRDIELIEAAAGRTEAEADMAVSSRHPTVSSLHADFVEGATTAPGFEHVRWDRVQRVKLVTLDGLIARFGRPRYVKIDVEGFELDVLGGLSEPLPLISTEFLPGFPLLSHAVIDRLCELGDYCFNPAQGETAGLMWSDWRDAAATKAWLDTLPADATSGDLFARLESGTGSPAPNDPYKGVE, translated from the coding sequence ATGGACCGCTGGCTGGGCTTCCTCCGATCATTGGTGATCTATCACAATCCCGTGTCGATGCGGGCCTGGACGCGTTTCTACCGGACCCTCCTGGCGCCGGGGGACCTCGTTTTCGATGTGGGCGCGCATGTCGGCACACGCTCCCGCACGATGCGCAACGCAGGCGCGCGGGTCGTCGCGCTGGAGCCGCAAGCGCCGTTTGCAGGCTTTCTGCGCCGCACCTTGCCCCGTGACATCGAGCTGATCGAAGCCGCGGCCGGACGCACCGAGGCGGAGGCGGATATGGCGGTGTCGTCGCGGCATCCGACCGTGTCCTCGCTGCATGCCGATTTCGTGGAAGGTGCCACCACGGCGCCGGGTTTCGAGCATGTGCGCTGGGACCGCGTGCAGCGGGTCAAGCTGGTCACGCTGGACGGGCTGATCGCCCGCTTCGGACGTCCGCGCTACGTCAAGATCGACGTCGAGGGTTTCGAGCTCGATGTGCTGGGCGGGCTGTCCGAGCCGTTGCCGCTCATCTCGACCGAATTCCTGCCGGGCTTTCCGCTACTCAGCCACGCGGTGATCGACCGGCTGTGCGAATTGGGCGACTATTGCTTCAACCCCGCGCAGGGCGAAACGGCGGGCCTGATGTGGTCCGACTGGCGCGATGCGGCGGCGACCAAGGCCTGGCTCGACACGTTGCCTGCCGATGCGACCTCGGGCGATCTCTTTGCGCGGCTTGAAAGCGGCACGGGCTCACCCGCCCCGAATGATCCCTACAAAGGCGTCGAATAA
- the ribA gene encoding GTP cyclohydrolase II, protein MPRAVEYLLRAKGDLRLGLPIALVDGQKVALVAWVETLTQDRLSALMALGAPELALTAHRAAALGIGDPQAAEASVAVTLPAGADMVWLKARAGGVAEATRPDPGANGAPTPGSIVHRAAIALAKSEQMLPAAIVVPLENGLDVAHRLNLMTLSVEGVLDALAQDRRQHPVSSARLPMDVSEAGRVHVFRPDDGGVEHYAIEIGEPFGQGPVTVRLHSSCFTGDVLGSRKCDCGPQLNGAMAAMAAGSGGLLLYLNQEGRGIGLANKMRAYSLQDAGLDTVEANHWLGFEDDERDFRIGANMLHELGITQVRLMTNNPAKIAILAAQGIEVVERVPLREGQTAWNEGYLATKIAKSGHLPQ, encoded by the coding sequence ATGCCGCGTGCTGTCGAATATCTCCTGCGCGCGAAGGGCGACTTGCGGCTTGGTCTGCCGATTGCGCTCGTGGACGGGCAGAAGGTCGCGCTGGTGGCCTGGGTCGAGACGCTGACGCAGGACCGGCTGTCGGCGCTGATGGCGCTTGGCGCGCCGGAACTGGCGCTGACGGCGCATCGCGCGGCGGCACTGGGGATCGGTGATCCGCAGGCGGCCGAGGCAAGCGTCGCGGTGACCCTTCCCGCCGGGGCCGACATGGTGTGGCTCAAGGCCCGCGCGGGCGGCGTGGCGGAGGCGACGCGGCCTGATCCGGGCGCGAACGGTGCCCCGACACCGGGGTCGATCGTCCACCGCGCGGCCATAGCGCTTGCGAAATCCGAACAGATGCTGCCCGCCGCCATTGTCGTGCCGCTTGAGAACGGGCTGGACGTGGCGCACCGGCTCAACCTCATGACCTTGTCGGTCGAGGGCGTGCTCGACGCGCTTGCGCAGGATCGCCGGCAGCATCCTGTCAGCTCTGCGCGTCTGCCCATGGATGTTTCGGAGGCCGGGCGCGTACATGTGTTCCGGCCCGATGATGGCGGGGTGGAGCATTACGCGATCGAAATCGGCGAGCCGTTCGGGCAAGGCCCGGTCACGGTCCGGCTGCATTCGTCGTGCTTTACGGGCGACGTGCTGGGCAGCCGCAAATGCGATTGCGGACCGCAGCTCAATGGCGCCATGGCCGCGATGGCCGCAGGTTCGGGCGGACTGTTGCTCTACCTCAACCAGGAAGGGCGCGGGATCGGGCTGGCCAACAAGATGCGCGCCTATTCCCTGCAGGATGCGGGGCTCGATACGGTCGAGGCCAACCATTGGCTGGGCTTCGAGGATGACGAGCGCGATTTCCGCATCGGGGCCAACATGCTGCACGAGCTGGGCATCACGCAGGTACGTCTGATGACCAACAACCCGGCAAAGATCGCCATCCTCGCAGCGCAGGGCATCGAGGTGGTCGAGCGCGTTCCCCTTCGCGAAGGGCAGACCGCGTGGAACGAAGGCTATCTCGCCACCAAGATCGCCAAGTCGGGGCATTTGCCGCAATGA
- a CDS encoding zinc-binding alcohol dehydrogenase: MTARALWCIGAKAAELRPAALGEGVAVETLFTGISRGTERLVFEGRVPESETDRMRAPAQEGTFRFPVKYGYCAVGRVSDGPLAGRDVFALHPHQTAFRMDVGMLTPLPEGLPAERAILAANMETALNVLWDSGATGGDRIAVVGSGVIGALVAYLMARLPGAEVTLVDVNPDRAALAATLGCDFAAPAQAPQDCDVVVHASSSAEGLALALESAGQDATIVEASWHGAGTTPVPLGGAFHSRRLRLVSSQVGHLPPARAPRWDYARRMAKALELLRDPALDALISGETRFEDLPEHYGKILSDPDTLCHRIRYQTT, from the coding sequence ATGACCGCACGCGCCCTTTGGTGCATCGGCGCGAAGGCGGCGGAACTGCGCCCGGCGGCGCTTGGTGAAGGCGTCGCCGTCGAGACGCTGTTCACGGGCATCAGCCGGGGAACGGAACGGCTGGTCTTCGAAGGCCGCGTTCCCGAAAGCGAGACGGATCGCATGCGCGCACCGGCGCAGGAGGGCACGTTCCGCTTTCCGGTCAAGTACGGCTATTGCGCCGTGGGGCGGGTCAGCGATGGCCCGCTTGCGGGACGCGACGTCTTCGCGCTGCATCCCCATCAGACCGCGTTCCGCATGGATGTGGGAATGCTGACGCCGCTGCCCGAGGGGCTGCCTGCCGAGCGCGCGATCCTTGCGGCCAACATGGAGACGGCGCTCAATGTCCTGTGGGACAGCGGCGCCACGGGGGGCGACCGGATCGCGGTGGTGGGCTCAGGCGTGATCGGCGCGCTCGTGGCCTACCTGATGGCCCGTCTGCCCGGCGCCGAGGTCACGCTCGTTGATGTGAACCCCGACCGCGCCGCATTGGCTGCGACGCTGGGTTGCGATTTTGCCGCCCCCGCCCAGGCGCCGCAGGACTGCGATGTGGTGGTTCATGCCTCCTCCAGCGCGGAGGGGTTGGCGCTGGCGCTGGAGAGCGCGGGGCAGGACGCCACGATCGTGGAGGCAAGCTGGCACGGGGCCGGGACCACGCCCGTGCCCCTGGGCGGTGCGTTTCACAGCCGTCGCCTGCGGCTTGTCAGCTCCCAGGTCGGTCATCTGCCGCCCGCCCGCGCGCCGCGTTGGGATTACGCGCGCCGCATGGCCAAAGCCCTCGAACTGCTGCGCGATCCGGCGCTCGACGCGCTGATCTCGGGCGAGACCCGTTTCGAGGATCTGCCGGAGCATTACGGCAAGATCCTCTCCGATCCCGACACCCTGTGCCACCGCATCCGATACCAGACCACGTAA
- a CDS encoding 6-carboxytetrahydropterin synthase, producing MFAVEVRDHIMIAHSFASPIFGPAQNMHGATFTVDSAFYTEDIDEHGLVVDIGLATEMLTEVLAPLKFQNLDEVPEFEGKFTTTEFLCRHIFDRMAEFVRAGRLKDDGRVKKLRILLHESHVARAWYEGDI from the coding sequence ATGTTCGCCGTCGAAGTCCGAGATCACATCATGATCGCCCATTCCTTTGCCTCGCCCATTTTCGGGCCCGCGCAGAACATGCACGGTGCGACCTTCACCGTGGATTCCGCCTTCTACACCGAGGATATCGACGAGCACGGGCTCGTGGTGGATATCGGTCTTGCCACCGAGATGCTGACCGAGGTGCTGGCGCCGCTCAAGTTCCAGAACCTCGACGAGGTGCCGGAATTCGAGGGCAAGTTCACCACGACCGAATTTCTCTGCCGTCACATCTTCGACCGGATGGCCGAGTTCGTGCGCGCGGGCCGTCTCAAGGACGATGGCCGGGTCAAGAAACTGCGCATCCTGCTGCATGAAAGCCATGTTGCCCGCGCCTGGTACGAAGGCGACATCTGA